In Glycine max cultivar Williams 82 chromosome 10, Glycine_max_v4.0, whole genome shotgun sequence, the DNA window TTTCTGCATGCCACTTGattatttttctctaatttgtTTTCCAAGGCACacaattatgtatttttcaaaGAAGTTTTTGACCTTAAAAGGCAATTACTCACACCATATTCATCAGAATCCCATGTGGTATATATGGCCCACTTGCATGAAATCCCTCACTACTGCCACGTGTTGATACACAGAAGGCCAAGGAGGGAGGTTCTGTACAACTACAAATGCCACTCACATGACCTTCGTTGAAACCACTCAAAATAACACTGAGAAGCCATTATTTCAGTTCAGATTCATTCCCTCAACATTTGTTGTTACTTTTACTACATTTACTATCTCTCTAAATGATGTCTTTGATCTCTTCTCTTTCAGTTGTTCAAACCCATGTTAACATCAGATCCTGATTTGTTGCTCTATTTATTTTACGCTCGAGACTAATTTACTTTACACTATTACTACATATACTATTCACTTCCCCTTCACTTGTTTACATCGCAAACCTTCTCTCTCAATACTACAGAAGATAACGTACGGTATTATTGCTTTCATTTCGCAAGCTTCTGGTAGAACAAagggtattattattattctaagTTGTGATTTTTGGTGTGACATGCAGATTGCAGAAGGCGTAAACCAAGCATGGCAACAGTGACGGCCTCTTCTTATGCGGTGTCAGGAAGCGCGTGTCACAGCCACCGTGGCGCGTCGAGAAGAGAGGCCAAAGTGAATTCTTTGGCTCAGGTAAGTCTCAATTATGATGGGTTGAGATCCCTGAACAAGCTGCACGTGCGAACCACGCGTGCGGCCAAAACCAAAACCTTGTTGTCTGCGAAAAGTAACAAGAGTGGACATGACGGAGTTTTGGGGAGGATTAAATGTGGGATGAACATGATCTTCGTGGGGACTGAGGTGGCACCTTGGAGCAAAACCGGGGGACTTGGTGATGTTCTTGGAGGACTTCCACCAGCGTTGGCTGTATGTGGATTCATCATTGTCTTAATTCTCTTACCTGTTCTTACTTTGATCTTCTTACCATTTATCCCTTTTAATTTCACGCTTTCACGAGTTATTCTTAATCTATCATTAAACCCATTAAAGCTTAGGGTTAAAGTGCAAAATAATACAACAAAGATTGATCCAACTGTTaagaaaataactcatattcTACAAGGATTTGGATTCAATTTCTGCTGCTGATATAAAAATCTTGATACTGaataatatgtaattatttttgtgtaaaTATACATTGAATCTCGAAGTCTGTCAGATCAGTCTTCAAAACTCAACTTACTTAAATTTTTTGTCAGAAGAAAactagaaaataatatatttccaTAGATCACAAGACTAAAATAAGTACAAATAAAGTACAAGAATATGgtgatcattaaaaaaatacaaggaaGTTTGGTGTGTGCCTGTCATCTAGAGGAACAAATCACgtaaagtttgatttatttgattttttaaagtcAAAAGgtgcaatttatttattattagtagtaGTCCTTACATCTAATCTAATTTTAAGAAttcaaaagtaataaaattggaAAAGCAAGTATATATTacatcataaatataaatagtggatgcttttttcctcaataaaatcttacattttttagttgattaaaaaaaacagaattgaACCCTGAGACCTatgtgtgtaaaaaaaaaaaaatctattaagaaaaattaactcaaataaataaatcgtACTATCAAAGAATTGCTCCTTAACTTCCAAGTGGAGATGCCTGGtttcatccaaaaaaatagaCCTGAGGATTAATGTTAacattcttcttcttattatctGATCCCTGTTTTGTGCTAATTAATATAGGGAAACGGACACCGTGTTATGACAGTGTCACCACGTTACGACCAATACAAGGATGCATGGGACACTAGTGTGACGGTGGAGGTAACTTTTTGGTTCTCATGTATCTCACTGTATAAATCTATGAAATTCTTAGTAAATGATTGAACTGTTTcgttttttcattcttttcttccgtGTTGGTAGGTCAAAATTGGAGATAGAATAGAAACTGTCCGTTTCTTTCACTGCTACAAGCGTGGAGTGGATCGTATTTTTGTGGACCACCCGTGTTTCCTTGAGAAGGTTATATACTTTTGTTGGCATCAACCATTTCACACAATGGAATACTTATAGGATAGGAGCCACTGTGACCGTGGCACCTTGAAGTTAATAAATTGacatttttcttccattttgatTTTAAAGGTATGGGGCAAGACTAGGTCAAAACTCTATGGCCCTAGTGCTGGAGTAGATTATGAAGACAACCAACTTAGGTTCAGCTTGTTATGCCAGGTACCTTATTGTCTGGATAATTGCTCAAATTTCCATGTCCTCTGAATCATAATTATCCATACTCTGTCTGTTTcaattgatttaatttctcAAAGAAATTGTAACCAAAAAAAGTTCTCAAAGAAATGGCAACGGGTCATGTATTTCCGGACATTGCTGACTACATTTATGTTAGCTGGAATTTGAATGACCTTAATGTTTGTTGAGAGTACTTATTTGGTACTAGTATTTGATAGCTGAGAATTACAACACATTTACATTTATTGACTTTGGATGTGACATTATCAATGTGTTTAACAATTTTCAGGCAGCACTTGAGGCACcaagggttttgaatttaaaCAGCAACAAATATTTCTCTGGACCATATGGTATGGTTCTCTGGTTTTTTCCTTGATCTTTAATCGTAGGTTAAGCAAAAACTTCAAATGTAGTTTACAAGCTTTTTCTGTCTTTTGGCAGGCGACGATGTAATCTTTATTGCCAATGATTGGCACACTGCCCTTCTTCCATGTTACTTGAAATCAATGTACCAGACCAGGGGGATTTACAAAAACGCAAAGGTGAGAATTTATTTACTTTCTGCATGTTTGTCTTCACCATTCATTCTTTCTAGGTAAACTGACTTTCCTTTTGACTCATCATGGCAGGTTGCATTTTGTCTTCATAACATAGCCTACCAGGGTAGGCATGCCTTTGCAGACTTCTCTCTTCTCAATTTACCTCGCGAATTCAAGGGTTCTTTTGACTTCACTGATGGGTACGACGCCATTATCTATTCCAAAATAACTTACAACATGTTTTTGGTTTATTAGTTTATACACTTGACTTTTATATATCCAACCATGTAAATGTTTCTTATGTTTCATTTTCAGGCATGTTAAGCCTGTGAAGGGAAGGAAACTTAACTGGATGAAGGCTGCAATATTAGAATCGGACCGAGTACTCACTGTAAGTCCATATTATGCCCAGGAACTTGTTTCCGGAGAGGAAAGAGGTGTAGAATTGAACAATATAATTCGTTCATGTGGCATCACTGGTATCGTGAATGGTATGGATAATAGGGAGTGGAGTCCAAAAACTGATAAATTCATTGATCTACACTACGATGCAACAACTGTAAGTAGTATCTTTCCTGTTATTAAATATGGTTTGCACATTGATATGGAGTTATGGACCATAGAAATTAGCACATGCTCATCAAAACTGTCATTCTTAGGTCACCGAAGCAAAATTACTGCTGAAAGAGGCACTTCAAGCAGAGGTTGGCTTGCCTGTTGACAGGAATATCCCTCTGATAGGCTTCATTGGTAGGCTTGAAGAGCAGAAAGGTTCTGATATTCTTGTGGAAGCTATCCCAATGTTCATTGACCAGAATGTTCAGATTATGATTCTTGTAAGTGTCTTGTTAATCCATATTACTGATTCTGCTACCAGAGCAAAGTTATGCTGATGTTTCATATCATTTTCCTTTCAGGGAACTGGCAAAAAGGTCATGGAGAAGCAAATAGAGCAACTAGAGGAAATTTATCCTGACAAGGTTAGAGGGGTAGCAAAATTCAACGGTCCCTTGGCTCACAAGATTATTGCTGGAGCTGACTTTATAGTGATCCCAAGTAGATTTGAACCCTGTGGTCTAGTTCAGTTGCATGCCATGCCATATGGAACGGTATAGACTATGCccctctttttctctttttccttctcaTCTACACCTTGGTGTTCCCTTGAAACATTTTTTGACTCTTCAAACATCAAATGTTTTGTGACAGGTGCCCATTGTTTCCTCCACTGGTGGACTCGTTGACACCGTTCAAGAAGGGTATACTGGATTCCACATGGGAGCATTCAACGTAGAAGTAAGTAGTGTAGAAACATAGCCTTGCATAATTTTGATAGAGGAGCGAATCGCAAAGATTATAACTGGTGTTTTTCTGTAGTGTGAAGCTGTTGATCCAGTTGATGTGGAAAAGTTAGCAACTACTGTAAAGAGAGCCCTTGGAACCTATGGTACCCCAGCCATGACACAAATGATCCAGAACTGCATGGCCCAAGACTTTTCATGGAAGGTAAGCATGCAATTAGCTGCTGTGTGAATGTGTTTTGCTCAAAACCGatctaataatgataaaataactaaaaagctTTAGGCTAtccaacaaaatattatttgctattagttttttaaaataaaaaatacctcacaTATTAACTAAAGATCTCACGTATCAACTAAAGGTTTCAGGCATCGCTCTTttctttaaagtaaaaaatatttctctaaCTTTTTTGCTTTAGGGTTTTGCTTACAGCTCActgcaaaaaaaacaaaaaaaaaaatgttacacgTTATGTTATGCCTCTAAGGCATGAGCCATGGAGGGAAATGCTGTTTATCTCATCATTGGGGTGATTCTGATGCAGGGACCAGCCAAACAATGGGAAAAGGTGCTGTTGAGCCTAGAGGTTGCAGGCAGTGAGCCTGGAATTGATGGTGATGAGATTGCTCCTCTTGCAAAGGAAAACGTCGCCAATCCTTGAGCATAACCATTGATAACCTGTTTTTGAATATGGCCATCATTGTCAAGAACGTTATCTAATACTTGCCAGCATTTGATTATAGACATAGCCACCTACACATAGTTGGATCAACAATTTCTAACGAAGGAATGGAACTTTAATTTCAAGCAAAGCATAAAGCTAACAAACATGGAGGTTTTTCATATGCAAGGTCttgcaatccgtgaaatttgAAGCATCTTAGTGGTAAAATGCAGCATAAgtggcctttcaaaaaaaaatatgcagcATAAGTGAATAAATGTCAATCCAAATGTATGCTTCCAAATCATAGGAAGGAGCATGCatggcatttttttttcttatcttattggCATTAGTCTCACTCTTTATGTACTCTGGAAAAAGTTTTAAAGATATACACCATTTCGTGAGTTCATCGAGatttgacacacacacacatatatatatatatatatatatatggatgtTGATTTCCTTGCAGTTTATTTTAGGATGCCCCCTAATGAATTTGACCATAAATTTTAATGGGTACTTTACTTTGGAAGTCGATagtgtaaaaacattttttatacataaacaaTTGTTTAACCTTTAATCTTATCATCATTTATACACCAAAGGatgatttaattttgatacccttaattttttataactcgGGAACTAGAAAGTAATAtcatttgtatattttgaaagaCTAAAGTAAAGTTTTCCCCAAAAAATGGTATACATTTCGAGAaacaaatcaaaaaaataattgttcattttttttaaaaaataaacttaagagTGTTATGTAATCTacatattgatttaattaaacaaacatACTTATTACAAATCGCAGTTATcatctatttataataatgcctacaaaaaaaattatgagaagtTAAGTTAatgataaatgttttattaCAAAACTACAACTTCAAAGGATGAAGATCCTCTCAGCTGATATTTGGAGCAAGGGTCTTGATTTTTGGATGATTCAGAAGGACATGAAAGATGTCTCTTCCGTTGGATTAATGAACGGAAAGATCACAATGCATCCTTTTGAAAATTTCGAAATGGGTTTATAAGTTTTTAATGTTTGACAGCTAAAATGCATGTGAGTCGAAGAAAATGAACTAAGTTTTCCTAATTTTCAATGTTGATCTGGGCAAACACGGCAGCCAccgccaaaaaaataaaataaaaaagcttcTTAATATCTACACTTGAAGgaattctctattttttttttttttggcaagtcCGTATTCCTCTAGCATGTGGGATATAGTCCACTCATAAATAGAATGGATTttgctttatatttatcttttaataaataaaaaaaattgtagaatcAGATTGACTAGATGCAAAGCCATTAAAAATGGCAGTTAGAACTTAGAACCCTTCTTCCTTGAATATAAACTATTGCATTGGGCTATTTAATTCTACTATTGTGTCTTTGGAcaaaatttttaatcaaaagcAACATAGAATCTTTGATGAAGTGGCCTAATACATACGACAAGTCCAATAACCATTGCCAGATTTGATCATTATATCATAAGACTAGAGTACTCagtcaaaaacaaatcataagAGTAGAGTAATAATGGCAAAATGATGAACcatgtttaaaaattaatagtaataaatatgttatttccTATCTAATTTATTccccctttatattttttatgatacgCTAATTTTTCTTTCGTTGTCACTTTtctatattttagaattttctgATTCGTTGATTTCTTTTGTGCAATAGCAGACAAATGAGCGAaggcttttttgttttctaataataaaaaggaGTGTTGATCAAGTTTCGTAGTTGTAAAGGTATGCATCCAAAATGAAAGGCGTCCGTTTTGGGTTTCCCAGTGATTGGGTCTGGGAAATGTTGATCATGTGAATTGTGAAAGTGAAAGTAAAGTAGTCAGGGAACAATTGCTTGGTCCCCGTCTACATTATCCACTGTCACCGTTATCACAAATCAAATCAGTGTGAGCTTATCATGAATTTATCCATTTACATTAATCAATTTGATTGTAGTATACTCGTGTATgtcaaacaattaaaaagttaaGACCTAACTTGTCTTTTATAACAGCTTGCTTGACAAAAAAAGGTTTGTGCTTGAAGTTGAAGTTTAGAAAAATCGTTAACGTGACAAGTTGATTTGGACCAAAATATATATGGATTACGAAATTTTAatccattgaatttgattttcatcattaaatgaATTTGTTGAGTTTAATAAAT includes these proteins:
- the GBSSIa gene encoding granule bound starch synthase Ia isoform X1, translated to MATVTASSYAVSGSACHSHRGASRREAKVNSLAQVSLNYDGLRSLNKLHVRTTRAAKTKTLLSAKSNKSGHDGVLGRIKCGMNMIFVGTEVAPWSKTGGLGDVLGGLPPALAGNGHRVMTVSPRYDQYKDAWDTSVTVEVKIGDRIETVRFFHCYKRGVDRIFVDHPCFLEKVWGKTRSKLYGPSAGVDYEDNQLRFSLLCQAALEAPRVLNLNSNKYFSGPYGDDVIFIANDWHTALLPCYLKSMYQTRGIYKNAKVAFCLHNIAYQGRHAFADFSLLNLPREFKGSFDFTDGHVKPVKGRKLNWMKAAILESDRVLTVSPYYAQELVSGEERGVELNNIIRSCGITGIVNGMDNREWSPKTDKFIDLHYDATTVTEAKLLLKEALQAEVGLPVDRNIPLIGFIGRLEEQKGSDILVEAIPMFIDQNVQIMILGTGKKVMEKQIEQLEEIYPDKVRGVAKFNGPLAHKIIAGADFIVIPSRFEPCGLVQLHAMPYGTVPIVSSTGGLVDTVQEGYTGFHMGAFNVECEAVDPVDVEKLATTVKRALGTYGTPAMTQMIQNCMAQDFSWKGPAKQWEKVLLSLEVAGSEPGIDGDEIAPLAKENVANP
- the GBSSIa gene encoding granule bound starch synthase Ia (The RefSeq protein has 9 substitutions compared to this genomic sequence), translated to MATVTASSYAVSGSACHSHRGASRREAKVNSLAQVSLNYDGLRSLNKLHVRTTRAAKTKTLLSAKSNKSGHDGVLGRIKCGMNMIFVGTEVAPWSKTGGLGDVLGGLPPALAGNGHRVMTVSPRYDQYKDAWDTSVTVEVKIGDRIETVRFFHCYKRGVDRIFVDHPCFLEKVWGKTTSKLYGPSAGVDYEDNQLRFSLLCQAALEAPRVLNLNSNKYFSGPYGDDVIFIANDWHTALLPCYLKSMYQTRGIYKNAKVAFCLHNIAYQGRHAFADFSLLNLPREFKGSFDFTDGHVKPVKGRKLNWMKAAILESDRVLTVSPYYAQELVSGEERGVELNNIIRSCGITGIVNGMDNREWSPKTDKFIDEHFDATTVTEAKSLLKEALQAEVGLPVDRNIPLIGFIGRLEEQKGSDILVEAIPKFIDQNVQIMILGTGKKIMEKQIEQLEKIYPDKARGVAKFNGPLAHKIIAGADFIVIPSRFEPCGLVQLHAMPYGTVPIVSSTGGLVDTVQEGYTGFHMGAFNVECEAVDPVDVEKLATTVKRALGTYGTPAMTQMIQNCMAQDFSWKGPAKQWEKVLLSLEVAGSEPGIDGDEIAPLAKENVATP